TTGAGGTAGGGGGAGAGACCAGGTTCGCCTGCGTGGATGGGCCTGACTTCGATGGTCACCTGGTGAACTGGAGGACGCTCACAAACAGGATGCGCCAGCTTGTTGATGAGGAGGATCTCTCCCAGCGGCTGTGGGAGAGGAGGAACTGGCACAGGCTTGTGCAAATTCAAACGAACGGCAATACGAACGGTCGGTGTTACAGGTGATGGGGATCTTCTGCACATCTCAAAGAGCGATGAAAATGCCCATGCATGCAGGGTGATGGCATTGGATGCGATTGAGACGACCTGTGTCTACTGCGGCTGCGGCTGTGGCCTTTATCTGCACGTGGAGGACAACAGAATAATCGCTGTCACCCCATCCATGAAACCACCCGCCAGTGGAAGGCTCTGCGCAAAGGGCTGGCTCCTTCACGGCTTCGTGAACCACCCGGAGAGGCTCAGAGAGCCGCTGATACGCAGGGGAGATCGTCATGTTCCGACATCCTGGAGCGAGGCGCTCTCATTCATAGCGAGATCTTTTGATGAGATAAAGAGGGATTCAGGACCTGATGCACTCGCGGTTCTCACATCTGCGAAGGCAACGAACGAGGAGAACTATCTTCTCATGAAGCTCTGCCGCGCAGCACTCGGATCCAACAACATCGACAACGTCGCGCGGCTCTGCCATGCGCCCACGCTCTTCGCTCTCGGCTCATCTCTTGGGAGTGGATCGATGACGAACCCGATAGAGAGCCTTCTCCACTCTGATGTTATAATGATCATCGGATCGAACACGACCGAGCAGCATCCTGCGGTCGCCCTTCATGTAATGGAGGCCAGGAGAAAGGGCGCCAGGATCATAGTGGTGGATCCGAGGATAACGCAGATGGCGGAGATCGCAGATCTGCACCTCCAGTTGAGGCCCGGCACTGATATAGCCCTTTTAAATGCGATCCTGAACATCGTCATCCAGGAGGGGATGATCGATGAGGAGTTCATACGCTCGCGGACGGAGGGGTTCGATGATATTCGCGATCATCTCGCCGAATACTCGCCTGAGGTTGCGGAGCGAATATGCGGTGTGCCAGCAGAACTCATACACGATGCCGCTGTGATGTATGGCGGCGCAGAGGCTGCTGCTATTGTGTACGCTATGGGCATAACTCAGCACGCATACGGCACGGACAACGTTCAGGCGATCGTAAACCTTGCGCTCGCAACTGGAAATCTCGGGAGGGACGGCTCCGGCATATATCCACTTCGGGGTCATCAGAACGTGCAGGGAGCGTGCGATATGGGCGCGCTTCCAGATTACTACACCGGATATCAGAGGGTATCTGAGTTCAGAGAAAAGTTCGAGGATGCGTGGAAGGTGGAGCTTCCCGCATCCCGGGGCAGGACTGCAATCGAGATCATGAGCTCCGCGGGATCTGAGATCAGGGGGCTGTACATCTCTGGAGAGAACCCGGCCCTGAGCTACCCGGACAGCTCAAGGATCAGAGGTGCGCTGGAGTCTCTCGATCTCCTGGTGGTCTCGGATATATTCCCGACAGAGACGACCAGGATGGCGGATGTTATTCTTCCAGTCGCATCATTTGCAGAGAAGTACGGGACCGTGACCTCAACAGAGAGAAGGGTCCAGCTCATCAGAAAGGCGATCGATCCTCCGGGGAGTGCACTGCCCGAGTGGGTCGTGGCAGCGAGGCTTCTCGAGATCTTCGGCGTCTCATCGGATTATAATTCCCCGGCTGATGTGATGAAGGAGATAGCGGCGCTGACACCGAGCTATGGCGGCATCTCCCATGAGCGGCTGGAGCGCGGCGGCATCCACTGGCCGTGCCCGACGCAGGAGCACCGTGGAACGCCTGTACTTTACAGAGACGGTTTTCCGCGCGGGCGTGCTGTGTTCAGGCATGTTGACCAACGCAGTCTGGATGATGAGAGGTTCACGCTGATCATAGGCAGGAGCCAGTACCACTTCCACACAGGGAGCATGACCAGAAGGGTCTGCATACTGGAGCGCGAGGTGCCTGAGGCGTTTGTTGATATGAATCCAAAAGATGCAGCAGCCCTTGGAATAAGAAACGGGACCGGATTGATCCTGGAGTCGGAGAGCGGAACCATAAGGGCGAGGGCCAGGCTGAGCGATAACGTGAGGGAGGGCGTACTCTTCATGCCGTTCCACTTCAGGGAATCTCCTGTGAATCTCCTCACAAAATGGCAGCTCGATCAATTCTCGAAGATTCCGGCTCTTAAGATTGTATCCGTCAGAGTCAGAAGGGAGGACGCATGATGTTCTTCCTCGAAAAGAAGGATCTACCCGAGCTGCTCAGAAGGGCGGGCGCGTTCTTCGAGATCATCGCTCCTGTTCTCGTAAACGGAGAACCGCAGCTCGTCTCATGGAAAGGAGAGGATCTCGCGCTCAGCGCTCCGAATCAGCTCATCCCTCCCAC
The sequence above is drawn from the Methanothrix sp. genome and encodes:
- the fdhF gene encoding formate dehydrogenase subunit alpha gives rise to the protein MALDAIETTCVYCGCGCGLYLHVEDNRIIAVTPSMKPPASGRLCAKGWLLHGFVNHPERLREPLIRRGDRHVPTSWSEALSFIARSFDEIKRDSGPDALAVLTSAKATNEENYLLMKLCRAALGSNNIDNVARLCHAPTLFALGSSLGSGSMTNPIESLLHSDVIMIIGSNTTEQHPAVALHVMEARRKGARIIVVDPRITQMAEIADLHLQLRPGTDIALLNAILNIVIQEGMIDEEFIRSRTEGFDDIRDHLAEYSPEVAERICGVPAELIHDAAVMYGGAEAAAIVYAMGITQHAYGTDNVQAIVNLALATGNLGRDGSGIYPLRGHQNVQGACDMGALPDYYTGYQRVSEFREKFEDAWKVELPASRGRTAIEIMSSAGSEIRGLYISGENPALSYPDSSRIRGALESLDLLVVSDIFPTETTRMADVILPVASFAEKYGTVTSTERRVQLIRKAIDPPGSALPEWVVAARLLEIFGVSSDYNSPADVMKEIAALTPSYGGISHERLERGGIHWPCPTQEHRGTPVLYRDGFPRGRAVFRHVDQRSLDDERFTLIIGRSQYHFHTGSMTRRVCILEREVPEAFVDMNPKDAAALGIRNGTGLILESESGTIRARARLSDNVREGVLFMPFHFRESPVNLLTKWQLDQFSKIPALKIVSVRVRREDA